The following proteins are encoded in a genomic region of Pikeienuella piscinae:
- a CDS encoding CaiB/BaiF CoA transferase family protein: MTKVQPYSGIRILDLTHDLGRYATRLFADLGAEVVRVEPPQGLPDRHRSAERAREEGENTPDWAFLFFNASKKSVVLDFDTEEGRSDFARLIEPTQIVFLERGGPLADELGWVRSLNPTAVITIVSPYGLGGPLTDAPACDLTMQASGGIAWLSGRPGEPPLRLPVAQSAMIASVYAASATAVALFDAERGGVGHLIDVSAQECIAHSLQNAIQVYDLEGRVSQRGGEGTRDASEDIFSCRDGYVFLASPPTLGVSWKSLVEWMREVEHPSAEEFSKERWLDRPWRTTAEARTIFRRTFEAFIRDFTKEEVTREAIRRKIVMSSVNRVRDVLTDPQLQHRDYFVSLADPRLEKPVLFPGAPYRLSEDVWSLSPAPELGQHNDLLKAASTASNR, encoded by the coding sequence ATGACTAAGGTCCAACCATATTCGGGGATCAGAATCCTGGATCTGACCCATGACCTCGGGCGATACGCCACTCGTCTATTCGCCGACCTCGGCGCCGAAGTTGTCCGCGTCGAGCCGCCGCAAGGCTTGCCGGATCGGCATAGATCCGCCGAACGCGCGCGCGAAGAGGGCGAAAACACGCCCGACTGGGCATTCCTGTTCTTCAACGCAAGCAAGAAGAGCGTCGTTCTGGATTTCGACACGGAAGAAGGCCGCTCCGACTTCGCGCGCCTGATCGAGCCGACGCAGATCGTCTTCCTCGAGCGCGGCGGCCCGCTGGCGGATGAGCTTGGATGGGTGCGGTCGCTGAATCCGACGGCGGTCATCACGATTGTCTCGCCCTATGGTCTTGGAGGACCGCTGACGGACGCGCCGGCCTGCGACCTGACGATGCAGGCCAGCGGCGGCATCGCTTGGCTTTCCGGCCGCCCGGGCGAGCCGCCGCTCCGACTGCCGGTGGCGCAATCGGCGATGATCGCGTCTGTCTACGCGGCCTCAGCGACGGCGGTCGCCCTCTTCGACGCAGAGCGGGGGGGCGTCGGCCATCTGATCGACGTCTCGGCGCAAGAGTGCATCGCGCATTCGCTGCAGAACGCGATCCAGGTCTACGATCTGGAGGGGCGGGTCTCGCAGCGTGGCGGAGAGGGAACCCGCGATGCGAGCGAGGACATCTTCAGCTGCCGCGATGGGTACGTCTTCCTCGCCTCGCCGCCAACGCTCGGCGTGTCATGGAAGTCCCTGGTCGAATGGATGCGCGAGGTGGAGCACCCGTCAGCCGAGGAATTCTCAAAGGAGCGTTGGCTCGACCGTCCCTGGCGCACCACCGCCGAGGCGCGCACGATCTTCCGCCGGACCTTCGAGGCTTTCATCCGCGACTTCACAAAGGAAGAGGTCACACGAGAGGCGATCCGGCGGAAGATCGTGATGTCCTCGGTAAACCGCGTCAGGGACGTGCTCACGGACCCGCAGCTCCAGCACCGCGACTATTTCGTTTCGCTCGCCGATCCTCGCCTGGAGAAGCCCGTCCTGTTCCCCGGCGCCCCGTACCGGCTGTCCGAGGACGTGTGGTCGCTGTCGCCGGCGCCGGAGCTAGGTCAGCATAACGACCTTCTGAAGGCGGCGTCCACTGCATCGAACCGGTGA
- a CDS encoding CaiB/BaiF CoA transferase family protein, with the protein MKPDFLRGIRFTDLTWAGAGPFGTKLFSDFGAEVLKIESTSRLDPVRRGGPFKDAKPGVNRSGYYASRNTGKKSVSIDLKSDEGRRLVLDLVAQSDVISNNFGPGAMERLGLSYDDVRKAKPDIIYLSMPMYGESGPRASMLGVGMTISAVTGLMWMTAYGPDDPVGPGTHYPDHAANPYHAAFAVLAALRHRRLTGRGMKIDLSQVESTANFAGPAIVEAAASGQEPEQIGNRSRTDAPHGIYRCQGDDSWCAIAVESDTEWLALAAVIRRQDLAADADLRSSAGRLARSAELDDAVSAWTQGRPPREAAEILQSAGVAAAPVASSKELIEEDPQLAARGYWQQVDHPEMDETLFTSPPYRLDGERVELAGPPLLGEHTREVLSGVLRLSDEQIRALAEKGVLG; encoded by the coding sequence ATGAAACCCGATTTTCTCCGTGGAATCCGCTTCACCGACCTGACCTGGGCCGGCGCGGGCCCTTTCGGCACCAAGCTCTTCTCGGATTTTGGGGCCGAGGTTCTGAAGATCGAGAGCACCTCCCGGCTTGACCCCGTGCGCCGCGGCGGTCCCTTCAAAGACGCCAAACCCGGGGTCAACCGCAGCGGCTACTATGCTTCCCGCAACACCGGGAAGAAGAGCGTGTCCATCGACCTGAAGAGCGATGAGGGCCGGCGGCTGGTGCTGGATCTGGTCGCCCAGTCGGACGTCATCAGCAACAATTTCGGCCCGGGCGCGATGGAGCGGCTTGGGCTGAGCTATGACGACGTTCGCAAGGCCAAGCCCGACATCATTTATCTTTCCATGCCGATGTATGGCGAGAGCGGCCCCCGCGCGTCGATGCTGGGCGTAGGGATGACCATCAGCGCGGTGACGGGGCTTATGTGGATGACCGCCTACGGGCCGGATGATCCCGTCGGGCCCGGCACGCACTATCCGGACCATGCGGCGAACCCGTATCACGCCGCGTTCGCCGTCCTCGCCGCGCTGCGTCACCGCCGCCTGACCGGGCGCGGCATGAAGATCGACCTGTCCCAGGTCGAGTCGACCGCGAATTTTGCGGGCCCCGCGATCGTTGAGGCGGCCGCTTCAGGACAGGAGCCGGAGCAGATCGGAAACCGCTCGCGCACCGACGCGCCGCATGGGATCTATCGCTGCCAGGGTGACGACAGCTGGTGCGCCATCGCGGTGGAGAGCGATACCGAATGGCTGGCGCTCGCCGCCGTTATCAGGCGCCAGGACCTCGCGGCCGATGCCGACCTGCGGTCGTCGGCCGGGCGGTTGGCGCGGTCCGCGGAACTGGACGACGCGGTCTCCGCCTGGACGCAGGGGCGCCCGCCCCGCGAAGCCGCGGAGATCCTTCAGTCGGCGGGCGTCGCCGCCGCGCCCGTCGCCTCGTCGAAAGAGTTGATCGAGGAGGACCCCCAGCTCGCCGCGCGCGGCTACTGGCAGCAGGTCGACCACCCGGAGATGGACGAAACGCTCTTCACCTCTCCGCCCTACCGGCTCGACGGTGAGCGCGTCGAGTTGGCCGGCCCGCCCCTCCTTGGGGAGCACACCCGCGAGGTCCTCAGCGGCGTATTGCGCCTGTCAGACGAGCAGATTCGCGCGCTGGCCGAGAAGGGAGTGCTGGGATGA